In a genomic window of Streptococcus oralis subsp. tigurinus:
- a CDS encoding AbiH family protein, protein MADTILILGNGFDIAMGRKTKYTDFIDFEKQLFSNPDEELLEFLKVKNIRIEKYKDNLYLKFINENKATLGDNWSNLEIMISQLADAIMYFKENNDLIFKVTITGQTGLLDEKLSKEKNYRSKLYISDLFFLLFHKKGWGSLEREVAMEKLNNEFINQLDLLIELLEIYLSYRDFLDFKVIEIKSKPTALDAISDLSNSSVLNFNYTNTSRYLFGTSEKRTHFIHGRIDLIRTFSRINTMVFGIEDKENDVNSDLIPYQKYYQRVVKETGNDFENFFKRTFYDIDDEFRSQLPNSKNIIVFGHSVDPLDKEIFQKCFALAENGKYDYRFIFTYFDEQAKRSIIKNLAIILGKEKLVELTGKRNVVFVKSDDKDRMNKELLP, encoded by the coding sequence ATGGCAGATACAATTTTAATTTTAGGTAATGGTTTTGATATTGCAATGGGGCGAAAAACAAAATATACCGATTTTATTGACTTTGAAAAACAATTGTTTTCTAATCCAGATGAGGAGTTGTTAGAATTTCTAAAAGTTAAAAATATAAGGATTGAGAAATACAAGGATAATTTATATTTAAAATTTATCAATGAGAATAAAGCTACTCTGGGAGATAATTGGTCTAATCTTGAAATAATGATTTCGCAACTTGCAGATGCAATAATGTATTTCAAAGAAAATAATGATTTAATATTCAAAGTTACTATTACAGGACAAACTGGGTTACTGGATGAGAAATTATCAAAAGAAAAAAATTATAGGTCAAAATTATATATTTCAGATTTGTTTTTTTTACTCTTTCATAAAAAAGGCTGGGGTTCTTTAGAAAGAGAAGTTGCAATGGAAAAGTTGAATAATGAATTTATCAATCAACTTGATCTATTGATTGAATTGTTAGAAATATATTTATCTTATAGAGACTTTCTTGATTTTAAAGTTATCGAGATAAAATCCAAGCCAACAGCTCTAGATGCAATATCAGATTTGTCAAATTCCTCTGTCCTAAACTTTAATTATACAAACACCTCACGATATTTATTTGGAACTTCTGAGAAGAGAACTCATTTCATACATGGGCGAATTGACTTAATTAGAACCTTCAGTCGAATTAATACGATGGTTTTTGGAATTGAGGATAAAGAAAATGATGTTAACAGTGATTTAATTCCCTACCAGAAATATTATCAAAGAGTAGTAAAAGAAACGGGAAATGATTTTGAAAATTTTTTTAAACGAACTTTCTATGATATAGATGACGAATTCAGAAGTCAACTTCCAAATTCAAAGAATATCATTGTTTTTGGACACTCAGTTGACCCTTTGGATAAGGAAATATTTCAAAAATGTTTTGCATTAGCAGAAAATGGAAAGTATGATTACCGATTTATTTTCACTTATTTTGATGAGCAAGCTAAACGTTCAATTATTAAGAATCTCGCAATCATCCTTGGCAAAGAAAAACTGGTAGAGTTAACAGGAAAACGGAATGTCGTATTTGTTAAGAGTGATGATAAGGACCGTATGAACAAAGAGCTACTACCTTAA
- a CDS encoding sucrose-6-phosphate hydrolase — MEWTTERRYRPYEDWTQEEIQHIKEKMAQSPWHTHYHVEPKMGLLNDPNGFSYFDGKWILFYQNFPFGAAHGLKSWAQLESDDLVHFRETGVKILPDTPLDSHGAYSGSAMQFGDNLFLFYTGNVRDENWIRHPYQIGALMDKDGKITKIDKILIDQPADSTDHFRDPQIFNFKGQYYAIVGGQDLEKKGFVRLYKAVDNDYTNWQAVGDLDFANDRTAYMMECPNLVFVGEQPVLLYCPQGLDKSVLDYDNIYPNMYKIGASFDPENAKMVDVSPLQNLDYGFEAYATQAFNAPDGRALAVSWLGLPDVSYPSDRFDHQGTFSLVKELTIKDGKLYQYPVSAVKELRSSEEVFSNRTKTNNTYELELNLEANSQSEIILLADKEGKGLSINFDFVNGQVTVDRSQAGEQYAQEFGTTRSCPINNQATTATIFIDKSVFEIFINKGEKVFSGRVFPHADQNGILIKSGNPTGTYYELDYGRKTN; from the coding sequence ATGGAATGGACAACCGAGCGTCGTTATAGACCCTATGAAGATTGGACGCAAGAAGAAATTCAACATATAAAGGAAAAGATGGCACAATCTCCATGGCATACTCATTACCATGTTGAGCCTAAAATGGGGCTTCTCAATGATCCAAATGGCTTTTCTTACTTTGATGGCAAGTGGATTCTCTTTTACCAGAACTTCCCCTTTGGTGCAGCCCACGGTTTAAAATCTTGGGCACAGCTAGAAAGTGATGATTTGGTTCACTTTAGAGAAACTGGAGTCAAAATTTTGCCAGATACTCCATTGGATAGTCACGGTGCCTACTCTGGTTCTGCCATGCAGTTTGGCGATAACTTGTTCCTATTTTATACAGGAAATGTCCGTGATGAAAACTGGATTCGTCACCCATACCAGATTGGTGCTTTGATGGATAAAGATGGTAAGATTACGAAAATTGACAAGATCTTGATTGACCAGCCAGCAGACTCTACAGACCACTTTCGCGACCCACAAATTTTTAACTTTAAAGGTCAATATTATGCTATCGTCGGTGGACAGGACTTGGAGAAAAAAGGCTTCGTCCGTCTCTACAAGGCTGTGGACAATGATTATACAAACTGGCAAGCAGTTGGCGACCTTGACTTTGCTAACGACCGCACTGCCTACATGATGGAATGCCCAAATCTGGTCTTTGTAGGGGAGCAACCTGTCCTTCTCTACTGCCCACAAGGATTGGATAAGAGTGTTCTAGACTATGATAATATCTATCCAAACATGTACAAAATCGGGGCTTCCTTTGATCCTGAAAATGCCAAAATGGTAGATGTGTCTCCATTGCAAAATCTAGACTATGGTTTCGAAGCCTATGCAACGCAAGCCTTCAACGCTCCAGATGGACGTGCACTAGCAGTAAGTTGGCTTGGATTACCAGATGTTTCTTACCCATCTGACCGTTTTGACCACCAAGGAACCTTCTCATTGGTCAAAGAACTCACTATCAAAGATGGCAAACTCTACCAATATCCTGTCTCAGCCGTCAAAGAACTTCGTTCTTCTGAAGAAGTCTTCTCAAATCGTACTAAAACCAATAACACCTATGAACTGGAGCTCAACTTGGAGGCCAATAGCCAAAGCGAGATTATCTTGCTCGCTGACAAAGAAGGCAAGGGGCTTTCAATCAACTTTGACTTTGTCAATGGACAGGTGACAGTGGATCGTAGTCAGGCCGGTGAACAGTACGCCCAAGAATTTGGTACAACTCGTTCTTGCCCTATCAATAACCAAGCTACAACTGCCACTATCTTCATCGACAAGTCGGTCTTTGAAATTTTCATCAATAAAGGAGAAAAAGTATTTTCTGGTCGTGTCTTCCCACATGCGGACCAAAATGGTATCCTCATCAAATCTGGAAACCCAACTGGAACTTACTATGAATTAGATTATGGTCGCAAAACTAACTGA
- the scrK gene encoding fructokinase ScrK, translating into MTKLYGSLEAGGTKFVCAVGDENFNVVEKTQFPTTTPIETIDKTIEFFSKFDNLAGLAVGSFGPIDIDKNSKTYGFITTTPKPNWANVDLLGALRRALNVPMYFTTDVNSSAYGEVVARNNAGGRIENLVYYTIGTGIGAGVIQRGEFIGGAGHPEMGHYYVAKHPMDIEKEFNGVCPFHKGCLEGFAAGPSLEARTGVRGENIELNSSVWDVQAYYIAQAAVNATVTFRPDVIVFGGGVMAQQHMLDRVREKFTALLNGYLPVPDVRDYIVTPAVAGNGSATLGNFVLAKSVAK; encoded by the coding sequence ATGACAAAATTATACGGAAGCTTAGAAGCGGGCGGTACAAAGTTTGTCTGTGCTGTCGGTGATGAAAACTTTAATGTTGTGGAAAAAACACAATTTCCAACAACAACTCCTATCGAGACTATCGATAAAACCATCGAGTTCTTTTCAAAATTCGATAATCTTGCTGGTCTTGCTGTCGGTTCATTTGGTCCCATCGATATCGACAAAAACTCAAAAACCTATGGCTTTATCACAACGACTCCAAAACCAAACTGGGCAAATGTAGACTTGCTTGGGGCCCTCCGTCGCGCCCTCAATGTACCCATGTATTTCACGACAGACGTAAACAGCTCTGCTTATGGTGAAGTGGTTGCCCGTAACAATGCTGGTGGCCGTATCGAGAACTTGGTTTACTACACTATCGGTACAGGGATCGGTGCAGGTGTCATCCAACGTGGCGAGTTTATCGGTGGTGCAGGTCACCCTGAAATGGGTCACTACTATGTAGCTAAACACCCAATGGATATTGAAAAAGAATTCAACGGTGTTTGTCCTTTCCACAAGGGCTGTTTGGAAGGCTTTGCAGCTGGACCAAGTTTGGAAGCTCGTACAGGTGTTCGTGGTGAAAACATCGAACTCAACAGTTCTGTCTGGGATGTTCAAGCCTACTATATCGCTCAAGCTGCGGTCAATGCTACAGTGACTTTCCGCCCAGATGTGATCGTCTTTGGTGGTGGAGTCATGGCCCAACAACACATGCTGGATCGTGTGCGTGAGAAATTCACAGCTCTCCTCAACGGCTACCTACCAGTACCAGACGTGCGTGACTACATCGTGACACCTGCAGTTGCTGGAAATGGTTCTGCCACACTTGGGAACTTTGTCCTTGCTAAGAGTGTCGCAAAATAA
- a CDS encoding TVP38/TMEM64 family protein, with amino-acid sequence MSQDKQMKAVSPLLQQVINISSIVGGVGTLIFCIWAYQAGVLQSKETLSAFIQQAGVWGPPLFIFLQILQTVVPIIPGALTSVAGVFIYGHIIGTIYNYIGIVIGCAIIFYLVRLYGAAFVQSVVSKRTYDKYIGWLDKGNRFERFFIFMMIWPVSPADFLCMLAALTKMTFKRYMIIIILTKPFTLVVYTYGLTYIIDFFWQMF; translated from the coding sequence ATGTCACAGGATAAGCAAATGAAAGCTGTTTCTCCCCTTCTACAGCAAGTCATCAATATCTCATCTATCGTCGGGGGAGTCGGCACCTTGATTTTCTGTATTTGGGCCTATCAGGCAGGAGTGTTACAGTCCAAGGAAACCCTATCGGCCTTTATCCAGCAAGCTGGGGTTTGGGGGCCACCACTCTTTATCTTTTTACAGATCCTACAAACCGTCGTTCCGATCATTCCGGGAGCTTTGACCTCAGTGGCTGGGGTCTTTATTTACGGCCACATCATCGGAACCATCTATAACTATATCGGCATCGTGATTGGCTGTGCCATTATCTTTTACCTGGTGCGTCTCTATGGAGCTGCCTTTGTCCAGTCCGTCGTCAGCAAGCGCACCTATGACAAGTATATCGGTTGGCTAGATAAGGGCAATCGTTTCGAGCGGTTCTTTATCTTTATGATGATCTGGCCTGTCAGTCCAGCTGACTTTCTCTGTATGCTGGCTGCCCTGACCAAGATGACCTTCAAGCGCTATATGATTATCATCATTCTGACCAAGCCCTTTACCCTAGTGGTTTATACTTATGGTTTGACCTATATTATTGATTTCTTCTGGCAGATGTTTTGA
- a CDS encoding sucrose-specific PTS transporter subunit IIBC, producing the protein MNNQDIAKKVIEALGGRENVNSVAHCATRLRVMVKDEGKIKKEVIENLDKVQGAFFNSGQYQIIFGTGTVNKMYDEVVALGLPTSSKEDMKAEAAKQGNWFQRAIRTFGDVFVPIIPVIVATGLFMGLRGLLNALGITLPEDVTIYSQILTDTAFIILPGLVVWSTFRVFGGNPAVGIVLGMMLVSGSLPNAWAVASGGEVTAMNFFGFIPVVGLQGSVLPAFIIGVVGAKFEKSLRKVVPDVLDLLVTPFVTLLVMSILGLFVIGPVFHVVENYILLGTKAILGLPFGLGGFVIGGVHQLIVVSGVHHIFNLLEVQLLAADHANPFNAIITAAMTAQGAATVAVGVKTKNPKLKTLAFPAALSAFLGITEPAIFGVNLRFRKPFFLSLIAGAIGGGLASILGLAGTGNGITIIPGTMLYVGNGQLFQYLLMVAVSFVLGFALTYMFGYEDEKEVASEVATERLVQEETTGNIPVAPQNETIQTPIVGDVVALADVNDPVFSSGAMGQGIAVKPSQGVVYAPADAEVSIAFATGHAYGLKTANGAEILIHVGIDTVTMNGEGFEQKVAQGDKVKAGDILGTFDSNKIAAAGLDDTTMVIVTNTADYASVTPVASGSVVKGDAIIEVKA; encoded by the coding sequence ATGAACAATCAGGATATTGCAAAAAAGGTCATCGAAGCCCTTGGTGGACGTGAAAATGTCAACAGTGTGGCCCACTGTGCGACTCGTCTACGTGTCATGGTCAAAGATGAAGGGAAAATCAAGAAGGAAGTGATTGAGAACTTGGATAAAGTTCAAGGAGCTTTCTTTAACTCAGGCCAATACCAAATCATCTTTGGTACAGGTACAGTAAACAAGATGTACGACGAAGTGGTTGCACTTGGTTTGCCAACCTCTTCTAAAGAAGATATGAAAGCAGAAGCTGCTAAACAAGGAAACTGGTTCCAACGTGCTATCCGTACTTTCGGTGACGTCTTTGTACCAATCATTCCAGTTATCGTAGCGACAGGTCTCTTCATGGGTCTTCGTGGTCTCTTGAACGCTCTTGGAATCACACTTCCAGAAGATGTTACCATTTACAGCCAAATCCTCACAGATACAGCCTTCATCATCTTACCAGGTTTAGTTGTATGGTCAACCTTCCGTGTATTCGGTGGAAATCCAGCTGTTGGTATCGTCCTCGGTATGATGCTGGTTTCTGGCTCACTTCCAAACGCTTGGGCTGTAGCATCAGGTGGTGAAGTAACAGCTATGAACTTCTTTGGCTTCATTCCTGTTGTTGGTTTGCAAGGTTCTGTTCTTCCAGCCTTCATCATCGGGGTGGTCGGAGCCAAGTTTGAAAAAAGTCTCCGCAAAGTAGTTCCAGATGTCTTGGATCTTTTGGTGACACCATTCGTGACACTTTTGGTTATGTCTATCCTTGGACTCTTTGTCATCGGACCAGTCTTCCACGTTGTTGAAAACTACATCCTTCTCGGAACAAAAGCGATTCTTGGCTTGCCATTTGGTCTCGGTGGTTTTGTCATCGGTGGGGTTCACCAATTGATCGTCGTATCAGGTGTACACCACATCTTCAACTTACTTGAAGTGCAATTGCTTGCTGCTGACCATGCCAACCCATTCAACGCCATCATCACTGCAGCGATGACAGCTCAAGGGGCTGCAACTGTTGCCGTTGGTGTTAAAACGAAGAATCCTAAACTGAAAACACTTGCTTTCCCAGCTGCTCTTTCTGCCTTCCTCGGTATTACAGAGCCTGCTATCTTCGGGGTAAACTTGCGCTTCCGTAAACCATTCTTCCTTTCATTGATCGCTGGTGCTATCGGTGGTGGATTAGCTTCTATCCTTGGACTTGCTGGTACTGGTAATGGTATCACCATCATCCCTGGTACTATGCTTTACGTTGGGAATGGCCAATTGTTCCAATACCTTCTTATGGTAGCTGTATCATTCGTTCTTGGTTTTGCCCTTACCTACATGTTTGGTTACGAGGACGAAAAAGAAGTTGCTAGTGAAGTGGCGACAGAGCGCTTGGTTCAAGAAGAAACAACTGGTAACATTCCAGTAGCTCCTCAAAATGAAACAATCCAAACTCCTATCGTTGGTGATGTCGTAGCGCTTGCTGATGTGAATGATCCAGTCTTCTCAAGTGGTGCAATGGGACAAGGAATCGCTGTAAAACCTAGCCAAGGTGTGGTATATGCTCCAGCTGATGCAGAAGTATCGATCGCCTTTGCTACAGGACATGCCTACGGTTTGAAGACAGCTAACGGAGCTGAAATCTTGATCCACGTTGGGATCGATACGGTGACTATGAACGGTGAAGGATTTGAACAAAAGGTTGCTCAAGGCGACAAGGTTAAAGCTGGTGACATTCTTGGAACCTTTGACTCAAACAAAATCGCTGCTGCAGGTCTTGACGATACAACAATGGTTATCGTAACCAACACAGCAGACTACGCTTCTGTGACACCAGTTGCAAGCGGTTCTGTTGTCAAGGGAGACGCAATCATCGAAGTGAAAGCCTAA
- a CDS encoding DEAD/DEAH box helicase family protein — translation MLDLKFKGRWRKYQKEVLDRFQNYQTDGHVHLVAAPGSGKTTIGIELIARFGNPALVLVPTVTIREQWVDRIQTAFLENEQKISDLVSQNLKEMKALTIVTYQAFHSAMNQLQSQEDGEAEDFVGFDLLASLRAQKVATLCLDECHHLRNEWWKSLEVFRKQYGQLQVISLTATPPYDSEPELWERYIRMCGEIDQEITVPELVKEDTLCPHQDFVYICSPTAEESEHLRQFEDRKWEYIHQLLVNPDFQALVSGSKVLKGDISSDVLLEDPKYLSAILIYMHSQGLTIPDSLENLLGAKRLPQVNSYWLELLLQSVLYQTPDWYEDSNGFREKLESELKARGLIEQRQVSLVKSKSKDKILNQSLGKLSGIADIFLTEYKSMGQDLRQLVLADYIRKDFATYLGDNQATISQLGVLPYFESIRRKAQEQEIAVSLAVLSGSIVILPTNVAAELKELLPQVHLSFSSLGQLDQEDYVLVGFPSTAKGIVAAVTELFQRGQIQVLVGTKSLLGEGWDAPCVNSLILGSFVGSFMLSNQMRGRAIRIWPGHPEKTSNIWHLVAVQAQALITLPGEEPRPESNQDLQTLSRRMEHFLGLAYNQESIETGLDRLDFPKPPFKKKQIREYNERIKMLSKDRAGLRKKWYDSLVVADQFEIVTEVATQKQKIPIMLQFDALKWVRMSLLLLAVDLLVLLFRMRLTGVWWLTAACLLFLAFASWRYLCYKSPYKRLQSLGEQIRKALLDSGHLTDDQSRVQVEEDKENYMVFAYLKGGSMRDKELFAQTVGEFFAPVDNQRYLLKAEKVRQGQSPYYAVPSLFDKRKEEAQKFLDFLTPTIGRYHLIYTRTETGRKILLEARIKALSNKNDRILTKKKVKSQLE, via the coding sequence ATGTTAGATTTAAAATTTAAAGGAAGATGGAGAAAGTACCAAAAGGAAGTCTTAGATCGTTTTCAGAACTATCAAACAGATGGCCATGTTCACCTAGTGGCGGCACCAGGGTCCGGCAAGACCACCATTGGTATCGAGCTGATCGCTCGTTTTGGCAACCCAGCCCTTGTCTTGGTTCCAACTGTCACCATTCGTGAACAATGGGTAGATAGGATCCAAACAGCCTTTTTAGAGAACGAACAGAAGATTTCAGATCTCGTTTCCCAAAACTTAAAGGAGATGAAGGCATTAACGATTGTGACATATCAGGCTTTTCATAGCGCCATGAACCAATTGCAATCACAAGAAGATGGAGAAGCAGAGGATTTTGTGGGGTTTGATTTGCTTGCAAGTCTAAGAGCTCAGAAAGTTGCTACTCTTTGCTTGGACGAATGCCACCACCTGCGCAATGAATGGTGGAAAAGTCTGGAAGTCTTTCGCAAGCAGTATGGACAGTTGCAAGTCATCTCCCTGACAGCGACACCACCTTATGACAGCGAACCTGAACTCTGGGAACGCTATATCCGAATGTGTGGGGAAATTGACCAAGAAATCACGGTACCTGAACTAGTCAAGGAAGACACCCTCTGCCCTCATCAGGATTTTGTTTATATCTGTTCACCAACAGCTGAAGAGTCAGAACACCTCAGGCAGTTTGAAGATAGAAAGTGGGAGTATATCCATCAGCTTTTGGTCAATCCTGACTTTCAAGCTCTAGTATCAGGTTCGAAGGTACTCAAAGGAGATATTTCATCCGATGTTCTATTAGAAGACCCTAAGTACTTGTCGGCTATTTTGATCTATATGCATTCTCAAGGCTTGACCATTCCTGACTCTTTAGAGAATCTTTTGGGGGCGAAACGTCTGCCTCAGGTGAACTCCTACTGGCTCGAGCTGTTGTTGCAGAGCGTTCTCTATCAAACTCCAGATTGGTACGAGGATTCAAATGGATTTAGGGAAAAGTTAGAATCGGAGTTAAAAGCACGGGGGTTGATCGAACAGCGACAGGTTTCTCTAGTCAAGTCCAAGTCTAAGGACAAGATTTTAAATCAGTCTTTGGGGAAATTGTCTGGTATTGCAGATATTTTTCTGACTGAGTATAAGAGTATGGGACAAGATTTGCGACAACTCGTCTTGGCGGATTATATTCGCAAGGATTTTGCCACCTATCTGGGAGATAATCAGGCAACCATTTCTCAGTTGGGGGTTCTCCCTTATTTTGAAAGCATTCGTCGCAAAGCTCAGGAGCAAGAGATAGCTGTATCTTTGGCTGTCTTGTCAGGGAGTATCGTTATTCTTCCCACCAATGTGGCAGCAGAGTTGAAGGAACTCTTGCCTCAGGTTCATCTTAGTTTTTCGTCTCTTGGTCAGTTAGACCAAGAGGATTATGTGCTGGTGGGATTCCCTAGTACTGCTAAGGGTATTGTAGCGGCGGTGACGGAACTTTTTCAACGAGGGCAGATTCAAGTCCTAGTCGGAACCAAATCTCTCCTCGGAGAGGGTTGGGATGCTCCTTGTGTTAATTCCCTAATCCTCGGAAGCTTTGTGGGGAGCTTTATGCTGAGTAACCAGATGCGGGGGCGTGCCATTCGTATCTGGCCGGGACATCCAGAAAAGACCAGTAACATCTGGCATCTGGTAGCCGTTCAAGCGCAAGCGCTCATCACTCTTCCTGGTGAGGAGCCAAGACCAGAGAGCAATCAGGATCTGCAAACCTTGTCTCGTCGTATGGAACATTTTCTTGGACTGGCCTATAATCAGGAGAGTATTGAGACCGGTTTGGATCGTTTGGATTTTCCAAAGCCCCCTTTTAAGAAAAAGCAAATCAGAGAGTATAACGAACGGATTAAGATGTTATCCAAGGATCGAGCAGGTTTGCGCAAAAAATGGTACGATTCTCTCGTAGTGGCAGATCAATTTGAGATTGTCACTGAAGTTGCGACTCAAAAACAGAAAATTCCAATCATGCTCCAGTTTGATGCATTAAAATGGGTACGCATGTCTTTGCTGCTGTTAGCAGTGGATTTATTGGTTTTGTTGTTTAGAATGAGACTGACTGGAGTTTGGTGGCTTACAGCAGCTTGTCTCCTCTTTTTGGCCTTTGCATCTTGGCGCTACCTCTGCTATAAGAGTCCCTATAAACGTTTGCAATCTTTGGGTGAGCAGATCCGAAAGGCTCTGCTAGATTCGGGGCATCTAACGGACGATCAATCCCGTGTTCAGGTAGAGGAGGACAAGGAAAACTATATGGTTTTCGCCTATCTCAAGGGAGGTAGTATGAGAGATAAGGAATTGTTTGCTCAGACTGTGGGAGAGTTCTTTGCACCAGTGGACAATCAGCGCTATCTCTTGAAGGCAGAGAAAGTCCGACAAGGTCAGTCACCTTACTATGCCGTGCCAAGCCTTTTTGATAAGCGCAAGGAAGAAGCGCAGAAATTCCTTGACTTTCTGACGCCAACTATCGGACGCTATCACCTGATCTACACACGAACAGAGACCGGACGGAAAATCCTTCTCGAAGCTCGTATCAAAGCTCTTTCTAACAAAAATGACCGTATCTTGACTAAGAAGAAGGTTAAAAGCCAGTTGGAGTAG
- a CDS encoding DUF6261 family protein — MTKIFTIRPLSYTNFTNREFESLMVDTGQLLEVFAKAHKDEPMYSKHLDSFKSKLADFQSQLAIVEKKEATNLTEVDRNRDSALVGLFTLHRGFAKIKETKLKEAHETLKPVFAKYKDITKHSNDVETAEIKSLLKTLSEEPYHTAVTSLGLTPMLQAVISAQEEYDKVESQARAHKSAKEVGKTRQVRTELTSIYDLFMRYTAASAEAYPEKEHLTKLLKDLNTIRDSKRRLSGSSKKDKKVKVEEAEQAAG, encoded by the coding sequence ATGACAAAAATATTCACTATCCGTCCACTAAGCTATACCAACTTTACCAACCGTGAGTTTGAAAGTCTCATGGTAGACACAGGTCAACTACTAGAAGTTTTTGCTAAGGCACATAAGGACGAGCCTATGTATAGCAAACATCTCGATTCCTTCAAGAGCAAGCTGGCAGACTTCCAAAGCCAACTCGCTATCGTAGAAAAGAAAGAGGCGACGAATCTGACCGAAGTCGATCGCAATCGTGACAGTGCCCTAGTTGGTCTCTTTACCCTTCATCGAGGATTTGCTAAGATCAAGGAGACCAAACTCAAAGAAGCTCATGAGACCTTGAAACCAGTCTTTGCCAAGTACAAGGATATCACCAAGCATAGCAATGATGTGGAAACGGCAGAAATCAAGAGTTTACTCAAAACGCTGAGCGAAGAACCCTACCATACGGCAGTGACCAGTCTAGGACTGACACCTATGCTACAGGCGGTGATCAGTGCGCAGGAGGAATATGATAAGGTGGAAAGTCAGGCGCGTGCGCATAAGTCTGCCAAGGAAGTCGGAAAGACCAGACAAGTCCGTACCGAACTAACCAGCATCTACGACCTCTTTATGCGCTATACCGCAGCCAGTGCAGAAGCCTATCCTGAAAAGGAACACCTAACCAAACTCCTTAAAGACTTGAACACAATCCGAGACAGTAAACGTCGATTGAGTGGTTCGAGTAAGAAGGATAAGAAAGTAAAAGTAGAAGAAGCAGAACAAGCAGCAGGATAA